In Terriglobales bacterium, one DNA window encodes the following:
- a CDS encoding alpha-ketoacid dehydrogenase subunit beta, translating into MPLSTYIDAITTALGEEMRRDPSVFIIGEDVGVMGGVFKATKGLYEEFGPERVVDSPLAEGIIVSSSIGAALAGMRPVPEIQFADFITPAMDALTQQAAKLRYRSAGTQTCPLTLRVCYGGGVGGGLYHSQTNTTWFAHEPGLVVVAPGTVYDAKGMLKAAIRDDNPVLYFEHKKLYRSIKEEIPDEEYLSDLYKAAVRRPGRHLTAISYGYTLQLTLQAAEKLKQEKDVDIEVVDLRVLNPLDKDTILESVARTNRCVIVHEDHRTLGIGAEISAILAEEAFDCLDAPIVRVTAPDVPAIPFSHPLEQFYMPSVDKIATAIGKTLEY; encoded by the coding sequence GGACGTGGGGGTGATGGGCGGCGTCTTCAAGGCCACCAAGGGCCTGTACGAGGAGTTCGGCCCCGAGCGCGTGGTCGATTCCCCGCTGGCCGAGGGCATCATCGTCTCCTCCTCCATCGGCGCGGCGCTGGCGGGCATGCGCCCCGTACCCGAGATCCAGTTTGCCGACTTCATCACCCCGGCTATGGACGCTCTGACCCAGCAGGCCGCCAAGCTGCGCTACCGCTCCGCCGGCACCCAGACCTGCCCCCTGACTCTGCGCGTCTGCTACGGCGGGGGCGTGGGCGGCGGACTCTACCACTCCCAGACCAACACCACCTGGTTCGCGCACGAGCCCGGGCTGGTGGTGGTGGCGCCGGGCACCGTCTATGACGCCAAGGGCATGCTCAAGGCCGCCATCCGCGACGACAACCCCGTCCTCTACTTCGAGCACAAGAAGCTCTACCGCTCCATCAAGGAAGAGATCCCGGACGAAGAGTACCTCTCCGACCTCTACAAGGCGGCGGTGCGCCGTCCCGGCAGGCACCTCACCGCCATCTCCTACGGCTACACCCTGCAGCTCACCCTGCAGGCCGCCGAGAAGCTCAAGCAGGAGAAGGACGTGGACATCGAGGTGGTGGACCTGCGGGTGCTGAATCCCCTGGACAAAGACACCATCCTGGAGTCGGTGGCCCGGACCAACCGCTGCGTGATCGTGCACGAGGACCACCGCACCCTGGGCATCGGGGCGGAGATCTCGGCCATCCTGGCGGAAGAGGCCTTCGACTGCCTGGACGCGCCCATCGTGCGCGTCACCGCGCCCGACGTGCCCGCCATCCCCTTCTCCCATCCCCTGGAGCAGTTCTACATGCCCTCGGTGGACAAGATCGCCACCGCGATCGGGAAGACGCTGGAGTACTAG